TGGTGATCGCGCGCCTACGCGCCGGCCGCTCGCCGGCCCAGGGTGGGCGCGACCACCTGCACTTCCGGCTGCGCGACATGGGCTGCTCGCCGCGCCAGGTGCTGCTGTTCTACTATGCGCTGAGCGCCAGCTTCGGCCTGCTGGGGATCGTCAGCGCTGCGCCGATCGTCAAGCTGGCGGCCCTGGGCGTGCTGGCGCTGATTGTGATCGCCGTGATCACGTACGTGTCGCGCCGCACGGTGGTGATCCCGCGCCCGTAGGGGCGCGATCAATGGTTTTCGTGTGCGAGCCGGCGAGTGGTCGGTGATCCCGCGCCCGTAGGGGCGCGATACATCGCGCCCACCGGCGCGATACATCGCGCCCACCGGCGCGATGTATCGCGCCCCTACGGGCGCATTGCCGGGGCGTGGTGGGGTTGCTCGTCGACGGTGCGCATGCGCACGCGCACGGTCAGGGTCTCGTGCGCCGCGCCCTGGAAAATGCCGTGCATCGGCGCGGCGTCGGCATAGTCGCGGCCAAGCGCCACGCGCACATAGTTCGGCCCGGTCGCACAGCTATGGGTCGGGTCGAAGCCCAGCCAGCCGCGTCCGGCCAGGTATACCTCGGCCCAGGCGTGGCTGGCCAGGATGGCCTCGGGCGGCTGCGCCGGATCGTGAAAGTAGCCACTGACATAGCGCGCCGCCAGCCCGCGGCTACGGCATAGCGCGATCAGCAGGTGCGCGAAATCCTGGCATACCCCGCGCCGCCCGGCCAGCACTGCGTCGGCCGTGGTCGTACTATCGGTGCTGCCGGGTTCGTACACACAGCTGGTGGCGACCGCGTGCATCAGCCGGGTGGCCGTGGCCTCGTCGTCGGCGCCGTCTGGCGCGTTGGCGGCCGCAAATGCGGCCAGCTCGGCGCTAAGCGGCACATACGCACTGGCCGCGCTGAACTGGTGGCGCTCTAGTAGCCCGAGCGGCGCAGCGGCGATCAGCGGCGCGTCGCTGGTGTCGACCAGACTATGGGCGGTGATCACCAGGCGGCGATGCG
The sequence above is drawn from the Candidatus Kouleothrix ribensis genome and encodes:
- a CDS encoding transglutaminase family protein — encoded protein: MKLYIEHETIFSYDGNVREAVGEARLRPREDGGQHLLSFRLALDPPTPFDRITDRFGNAIYCYSVLPPHRRLVITAHSLVDTSDAPLIAAAPLGLLERHQFSAASAYVPLSAELAAFAAANAPDGADDEATATRLMHAVATSCVYEPGSTDSTTTADAVLAGRRGVCQDFAHLLIALCRSRGLAARYVSGYFHDPAQPPEAILASHAWAEVYLAGRGWLGFDPTHSCATGPNYVRVALGRDYADAAPMHGIFQGAAHETLTVRVRMRTVDEQPHHAPAMRP